The proteins below come from a single Fusobacterium sp. IOR10 genomic window:
- a CDS encoding IS3 family transposase yields the protein MDYYNNQRIKIKLKGLTPAEYRNQSLN from the coding sequence ATTGATTATTATAATAATCAGAGAATTAAAATAAAATTAAAAGGATTAACTCCTGCAGAATACAGGAATCAATCCTTAAATTAA